Proteins from a single region of Methanolobus chelungpuianus:
- a CDS encoding nucleotidyltransferase family protein: RNESKTGSDIDFLVDFEKGADLFDLAALGIFLEEEFGSKVDIVSKRAVRDELKSRILSEVVYAHA, encoded by the coding sequence AGGAATGAAAGCAAAACCGGCAGCGATATAGACTTCCTTGTTGATTTTGAGAAAGGTGCGGATCTTTTTGATCTCGCAGCCCTTGGAATTTTTCTTGAAGAAGAGTTCGGGTCAAAGGTGGATATAGTCTCGAAGCGTGCCGTAAGGGATGAATTGAAGAGCAGGATTTTGTCAGA